In the Archangium lipolyticum genome, CGACGGGTGCCCCGCGGGCGTTCCCCTGGAGCGTGAATTCATCCAGGCCGCGCTGGATCGCCGCCGTCCCGGCCAGTCCACCATCACCACCGCCCGCGCCGAGCCCGATCAGGTCGAGATCCTCTCCGGTGTCTTCGAGGGCAAGACGCTCGGCACGCCCCTGGCGGCCATCGTCCGCAACACCAACCAGCGCTCCGGGGACTACGACAAGCTCAAGACCGAGGACCGTCCCGGCCACGCGGACGCCGTCTGGCGCGAGCGCTTCAAGCACCGCGACCACCGGGGAGGCGGGCGCACCAGCGGCCGCGAGACGCTCTGCCGCGTCATCGGTGGCGCCGTCGCCGAGGCCTACCTCGCCCAGGCCTTCCCCTCCATCCGCACCGTCGCCTGGGTGTCGCAGGTGGGCAACCTCGTCTCCGTCGTGCCCGAGCCCGGCCTCACCCGCGCCATGGTGGATGCGCACCCCACCCGCTGCCCGGACCCGGTGGCTCGCGAGGAGATGTCCAGGCGGATCCTCGCCGCCAAGGAGGCCGGTGACAGCCTGGGCGGCAGCATCGACGTCCGCGTGGACGGCCTGCCCGTGGGTCTTGGCGAGCCCATCTTCGGGAAGATCAAGGCCCTGCTGGCGCATGCCCTGGGCAGCGTGGGCGCCGTCACCGGCGTCGTCTGGGGCCCGCCGGATCTGCTGGCGCGCATCGAGCAGCCCGGCAGTGTCTTCCACTCCCAGAAGGACACCTACGGCGGCATCCAGGGCGGTCTGGCCAATGGCGAGCCGTTGGCCCTGCGCGTCTTCTTCAAGCCTCCCGCCACGCTCGCGGACCATGCCAAGGGCGGGCGACATGACCCGTGCATCATGCCCCGCGCCGTGCCGGTGCTCGAGGCCATGGTCTCCGTCGTCCTGGCCGATCTCATCCTGCAGCTGAACGCCCGCCCCCACTCCGCATGAGCACACTTCCTCCTGGCGCCTACCGCCCCGCGAATGACAAGTGGGGCTCCTTCAAACGCCTGTGCGCGAGCCTCCCCGAGGGCAGCCTCGCCGTCGTGGATCGCCGCGTTGCGCGCCTGCACCCCACCCTGCTGCCGTCCCTCCAGGCCCGCAAGCCCCGCGCCATCGTCCAGCTCACTGGCGGCGAGGTCGCGAAGACCTTCGAGGCCCTGGAGCAGGTGCTGGCCGCGGGCCTGTCGATGCCGCGCTCGGGCACGCTGCTCGCCGTCGGAGGCGGCACCATCGGTGACGTGAGCACGGTGGCGGCGCACCTGCTCAAGCGCGGCGTGCGGCTCGTGCAGGTGCCCACCACGCTGCTGGCCGCGGTGGACAGCAGCCTGGGCGGCAAGGGCGCGGTGGACATGACCGTGCGCGGGCGCGTGGTGAAGAACCCGGTGGGCGTCTTCCACTACGCCGAGGAGGCGTGGCTCTGCCCCGAGCTCTACGCCAGCCTCTCGGAGACGCAGCTGCGCGAGGGCTCGCTGGAGGCCTGGAAGATGGTGGCCAGCCTCGACGCCGAGCTCTTCCGCGCCTACGCGCGCCGGGCGCCCTCGCTGGAGCGCATGGTGAAGGACGCGCGCCGCCTCAAGGAGTCCGTCTGCGCGAAGGATCCCTACGAGCACGAGGGCCTGCGGCGGGTGCTCAACTTCGGGCACACCTTCGGCCACGTGCTGGAGAGCGTCTCGCGCTTCGAGCTGTCGCACGGGGACGCGGTGGGGCTCGGCATGTTGTGCGCGCTCGACGTGGGCCGCGCCCTGGGCATCACCCCCGATGAGGTGGCGTGGCGGGTCGAGGACGCCCTGCACCAGGGCCCCGGGCTGCTCGGCCGCGAGCGGACGGCGGAGCTGCTCGCCCGCGCGAAGATCAAGGACGTGGTGGCCCTGCTGGCCGCGGACAAGAAGGCCGGGAGCGCCGGCGAGCTGCGGATGGTGTTGCTTACCGACCTGGGTACCTCGGTGGTGCGCGACGTGTCGGCGGAGCAGTGGCGAGCGCTGTGGCCGGCCTGGACCCGAGGGGAACGCCCATGACGAAGACGAAGCTTCAGGTCGATCCGAGCCATCTGGTCCCGGCGGCCCTCACTCCGCCCATCTCCAAGTCGGACGCGCAGCGGGCGATGGTGCTGGCGCACCTCACCGGTGCCTGGCCCCTGCCCGTCCTCCAGGAGGAGCCCGAACAGTTCC is a window encoding:
- the aroC gene encoding chorismate synthase; the protein is MNTLGTLFRITTFGESHGPALGTVIDGCPAGVPLEREFIQAALDRRRPGQSTITTARAEPDQVEILSGVFEGKTLGTPLAAIVRNTNQRSGDYDKLKTEDRPGHADAVWRERFKHRDHRGGGRTSGRETLCRVIGGAVAEAYLAQAFPSIRTVAWVSQVGNLVSVVPEPGLTRAMVDAHPTRCPDPVAREEMSRRILAAKEAGDSLGGSIDVRVDGLPVGLGEPIFGKIKALLAHALGSVGAVTGVVWGPPDLLARIEQPGSVFHSQKDTYGGIQGGLANGEPLALRVFFKPPATLADHAKGGRHDPCIMPRAVPVLEAMVSVVLADLILQLNARPHSA
- a CDS encoding 3-dehydroquinate synthase yields the protein MSTLPPGAYRPANDKWGSFKRLCASLPEGSLAVVDRRVARLHPTLLPSLQARKPRAIVQLTGGEVAKTFEALEQVLAAGLSMPRSGTLLAVGGGTIGDVSTVAAHLLKRGVRLVQVPTTLLAAVDSSLGGKGAVDMTVRGRVVKNPVGVFHYAEEAWLCPELYASLSETQLREGSLEAWKMVASLDAELFRAYARRAPSLERMVKDARRLKESVCAKDPYEHEGLRRVLNFGHTFGHVLESVSRFELSHGDAVGLGMLCALDVGRALGITPDEVAWRVEDALHQGPGLLGRERTAELLARAKIKDVVALLAADKKAGSAGELRMVLLTDLGTSVVRDVSAEQWRALWPAWTRGERP